The proteins below are encoded in one region of Sphingobacterium sp. R2:
- a CDS encoding DapH/DapD/GlmU-related protein has protein sequence MHSPRLKRWLHTVLMHPVRTRPRWYLRLFQFLYVHKGRGAVIYRSVRKDLVPFRKCQIGSRTVVESYSLINNAVGDLIVGSNSRIGFGNTVIGPVSIGDYVQIGQHVLISGLNHKYENINLTIAEQGIEVSPVKIDHNVWIGANAVILAGVTIGEHCVVGAGSVVTKDVPPYSVVVGNPAKVVKKWDDQQTKWVRNHD, from the coding sequence ATGCATTCCCCTCGTTTAAAACGTTGGTTGCATACGGTATTAATGCATCCTGTTCGAACGCGTCCGAGATGGTATTTGAGACTATTTCAGTTTTTATATGTACATAAGGGACGAGGTGCTGTTATTTATAGAAGTGTGCGTAAAGACTTGGTACCCTTTAGGAAATGTCAAATCGGTTCTAGGACTGTTGTAGAATCTTACTCTTTAATCAATAATGCAGTAGGAGATCTTATTGTTGGAAGTAATTCACGAATTGGTTTTGGAAATACCGTAATAGGCCCTGTAAGCATCGGTGATTATGTGCAAATAGGCCAACATGTGTTGATTTCGGGACTCAATCATAAATATGAAAATATTAATTTAACGATTGCAGAGCAGGGGATCGAAGTCTCTCCTGTGAAGATTGATCATAATGTATGGATAGGTGCAAATGCGGTGATTTTGGCAGGAGTTACAATTGGTGAACACTGTGTCGTGGGGGCAGGTTCGGTGGTGACAAAAGATGTCCCTCCATATTCTGTAGTTGTTGGAAACCCAGCTAAAGTTGTTAAAAAATGGGACGACCAACAAACAAAATGGGTGAGAAATCATGATTAA